From a single Bacillus rossius redtenbacheri isolate Brsri unplaced genomic scaffold, Brsri_v3 Brsri_v3_scf722, whole genome shotgun sequence genomic region:
- the LOC134545438 gene encoding uncharacterized protein LOC134545438, which produces YDKSIDAKCDRLINVRPFATCVNMTLTDILDSYRDVKAVKVQYNIEDLQSQTGKFTILDALNFLFQHYITQDSESDVEELRLDTDPNHAIRLVNQCGAANSNPLLARNFHKGIDYALPPSVLRSLIASTTKALRK; this is translated from the exons TTTATGACAAAAGTATCGATGCCAAATGCGACCGTTTGATAAACGTTCGGCCGTTCG CAACCTGCGTTAATATGACTCTAACAGATATTTTAGATTCATACCGCGATGTTAAAGCTGTCAAGGTACAATATAACATAGAAGATCTACAATCTCAAACTGGTAAATTCACGATACTGGACGCGTTGAATTTTCTATTCCAACACTATATTACCCAAGATAGCGAATCGGACGTCGAAGAACTTCGACTTGATACAGATCCAAACCACGCAATACGCCTCGTGAACCAATGTGGAGCCGCCAACTCGAATCCGCTACTTGCACGAAATTTCCATAAAGGAATTGATTACGCACTACCACCGTCCGTACTGCGATCCTTGATAGCTTCTACGACAAAAGCTCTCCGAAAATAA